The genomic DNA CCGCCGAGATCACCACGTCACCCGCCTCGATCAGCCCAAGGCTGGCCACCGTGGCCAAAATCTCCGCGGGGCCGTTGTTGGCCACCAGCGCCGGGCCGCAGATTGCAGGCTGGCCGAAGTCGAGCGGCGAAATCGCCGTGCCAAGTGCGCCCTTGCCGTCCATCGCATCGCAGATAAAGCCGGTCGGCACACCGCGAAAGGCGTCGATCTGCGCGGCGGTGGGGCGGGGAAACGTCCGGCGAATGCGCAGGAGAGGGGGCTCTTCGATCATGTCAGTCAGGCTCCGGTTATGAATTGCAAAAGGTAAAGGCTGCCCATGCCCGCAACGATGGCGGGTACAACGCCAAATCTCACCCCGGCCGCAAAGGCGGCAGCGGCGGCAAGCAGGCGGATGGGGTCTGTGGTGCCGCCCGTGGCGTCCGGCCAGAGCAGCAGCGGGGCAATG from Oceanicola sp. D3 includes the following:
- a CDS encoding AzlD domain-containing protein: MISETGFWVLTALLGLGTFLIRFSFLGLLGGRQLPDWALLHLKYVGAAVFPALIAPLLLWPDATGGTTDPIRLLAAAAAFAAGVRFGVVPAIVAGMGSLYLLQFITGA